A stretch of Rhododendron vialii isolate Sample 1 chromosome 4a, ASM3025357v1 DNA encodes these proteins:
- the LOC131324842 gene encoding zinc transporter 4-like, with amino-acid sequence MNKVFFFLLVLVLPITIHAAECARDAGTEEAGNDRVQALKYKLIAIASILLAGAVGVSLPTLGKIFPALSPENDFFFVVKAFAAGVIFATGCVHVLPDSFELLTSPCLSESPWGAFPFAGFCVMVAATATMLVDQVASVLFKRMHFGKEAKVPAASDGEKVGDHEGHVHVHTRATNGHAHGAAFGDEAQLLRHQVISQVLEIGIVVHSVIIGISLGASENPKTIKPLVAALSFHQLFEGMGLGGCISQAKLKATSVTIMSIFFSLTTPVGIAIGFAISNSYNENSPTALIVEGLFNAASAGILLYMALVDLIEVDFKSARVLNNLKLLFVCDVTLLLGMGCMSLLAIWA; translated from the exons ATGAACAAGGTTTTTTTCTTCCTCCTCGTCCTTGTCCTCCCGATCACAATACACGCTGCCGAGTGCGCGCGCGATGCCGGAACCGAGGAGGCGGGCAACGACAGAGTCCAGGCCCTCAAGTACAAACTAATCGCAATAGCCTCCATCCTTTTGGCGGGCGCCGTCGGGGTCTCTCTCCCCACCCTGGGAAAAATCTTCCCCGCCCTCTCGCCGGAGAACGACTTCTTCTTCGTGGTCAAGGCGTTCGCGGCGGGCGTGATCTTCGCCACGGGATGCGTGCACGTGTTGCCGGACTCGTTCGAGCTCCTGACGAGCCCGTGCCTGAGCGAGAGCCCGTGGGGGGCGTTCCCGTTCGCGGGTTTCTGCGTCATGGTCGCGGCCACCGCGACGATGCTGGTGGATCAGGTTGCGAGCGTCCTGTTTAAGAGAATGCATTTCGGTAAGGAGGCGAAAGTACCGGCGGCGAGCGATGGAGAAAAGGTTGGGGACCATGAGGGTCACGTGCACGTTCACACGCGTGCTACGAACGGACATGCGCATGGCGCTGCTTTTGGGGATGAGGCTCAACTTCTTCGGCATCAGGTTATATCACAG GTATTGGAGATAGGTATTGTGGTTCACTCGGTAATAATTGGCATATCTTTGGGCGCTTCTGAAAATCCAAAGACAATTAAGCCCCTTGTAGCAGCATTGAGTTTCCATCAGTTGTTTGAGGGCATGGGTCTTGGAGGCTGCATTTCTCAG GCCAAATTGAAGGCAACAAGCGTCACGATAATGTCCATTTTCTTCTCCCTAACCACGCCAGTAGGGATAGCCATCGGCTTTGCTATCTCAAACTCGTATAACGAAAACAGCCCAACAGCTCTCATTGTCGAAGGCCTATTCAACGCCGCTTCTGCCGGAATACTGTTATACATGGCTCTAGTTGACCTTATTGAAGTAGACTTCAAAAGCGCTCGAGTGCTGAACAATCTGAAACTACTTTTTGTTTGCGATGTGACACTTCTTCTAGGAATGGGGTGCATGTCCCTCTTGGCAATATGGGCTTAG